One stretch of Mangifera indica cultivar Alphonso chromosome 9, CATAS_Mindica_2.1, whole genome shotgun sequence DNA includes these proteins:
- the LOC123224690 gene encoding UDP-glycosyltransferase 83A1-like, with translation MSRLHVLIIPFPAQGHVIPLLELSLCLVQHGFKITFVNTEHTHNRVINALHGMSIGDGIRLVSIPDGMEPGEDRNDIGKLCAHMPKVMPGKLEELIEEINRVEEEKLACVIVDGSVGFALEVAEKMKVKKAAFWPASVAILAFFYSIPKMVEDGVIDTDGTPVKKQMIQLAHDIPEVDSTNFVWYNIGGGLSQKTLFDYICKNIEAVKVTETLIGNSTYDFEPEAFNMVPNMLPIGPLLASNRQGNSVGHFWQEDSACLEWLDQQQPNSVIYVAFGSFTIIDKIQFQELALGLELTNKPFLWVVRPDVTDDANEAFPEGFQERVANRGKMVGWAPQQKVLRHPSITCFFSHCGWNSTLEGLSNGLPFLCWPYFADQFVDESYICDIWLVGLRFKRDENGIITREEIKTKVSHLLGDENYKARALKLRKAAIETVKEGGESNKCFNKFIEWMKAQEPITSRK, from the exons atgagcCGTCTACACGTTCTGATTATACCTTTTCCTGCACAAGGCCATGTAATTCCTTTACTCGAGCTTTCCTTGTGCTTGGTTCAACATGGCTTCAAAATCACCTTTGTCAACACAGAACATACTCACAACCGGGTCATCAACGCTTTACACGGAATGTCTATAGGGGATGGAATCCGTCTGGTGTCGATTCCAGATGGAATGGAACCCGGGGAGGATAGGAATGATATAGGGAAGTTATGTGCACACATGCCGAAGGTGATGCCTGGGAAGCTGGAAGAACTCATTGAAGAGATCAATAGAGTGGAAGAAGAAAAGCTTGCTTGTGTCATTGTTGATGGGAGTGTTGGCTTTGCTCTTGAAGTTGCGGAGAAGATGAAAGTTAAGAAGGCTGCCTTTTGGCCTGCCTCAGTAGCTATTCTTGCCTTCTTTTACAGTATTCCAAAGATGGTTGAGGATGGAGTCATTGATACTGATG GAACTCCAGTCAAGAAACAGATGATTCAGCTGGCACATGATATACCGGAAGTCGACAGCACAAACTTCGTTTGGTACAATATTGGAGGCGGCTTATCCCAAAAAACACTCTTTGACTATATATGCAAGAACATTGAAGCTGTGAAAGTGACAGAAACCCTTATCGGCAACTCAACCTATGACTTTGAGCCTGAAGCATTCAACATGGTTCCAAATATGCTTCCAATAGGACCTCTTTTGGCGAGCAATCGACAAGGGAATTCAGTAGGGCACTTCTGGCAAGAAGACTCAGCTTGCTTGGAATGGTTGGATCAACAGCAGCCTAACTCAGTCATTTATGTTGCATTTGGCAGCTTTACAATTATAGACAAGATCCAATTCCAAGAGCTCGCACTTGGACTCGAACTCACCAACAAGCCATTTTTGTGGGTTGTGAGGCCAGACGTTACTGATGATGCCAACGAAGCCTTCCCAGAAGGGTTTCAAGAAAGAGTAGCCAACCGTGGGAAAATGGTGGGTTGGGCACCGCAACAGAAGGTTCTGAGACACCCTTCCATTACCTGCTTCTTTAGCCATTGTGGTTGGAATTCCACCTTGGAAGGTTTAAGCAATGGACTTCCTTTCTTGTGCTGGCCATACTTTGCAGACCAGTTCGTGGATGAGAGCTACATTTGTGATATTTGGCTGGTGGGACTGAGGTTTAAAAGAGACGAAAATGGTATCATTACAcgagaagaaattaaaactaaGGTATCTCATCTTCTTGGTGATGAAAACTATAAAGCAAGAGCTTTGAAACTGAGGAAAGCTGCCATAGAAACTGTTAAAGAAGGTGGTGAGTCGAACAAGTGTTTCAACAAATTCATTGAATGGATGAAGGCACAGGAACCCATCACCAGTCGCAAGTAA
- the LOC123224908 gene encoding UDP-glycosyltransferase 83A1-like, with amino-acid sequence MSRPHILAVPFPAQGHVIPLLQLSLCLVKHGCRVTFVNTEYNHKRIIDALQENDSMEDGIHLVSVPDGMEPCEDRNDIGRLCDAMPKVMPRRLEELIEEINKVEDENVTCVIADGNIGFPIEVAEKMNIKKAAFWPVAAATLALFYNIPKMIDDGIIDSNGTPIKKQMVQFAHSVPEMESSKFTWVNIDGGLAHKTIFSFICRNTKAVKVADTLICNSTYEFEPGAFNLIPNMLPIGPLLLSNQLQGNSKGSFWQEDSSCLDWLDQQQPNSVIYVAFGSITVLDEIQFQELAQGLELTNRPFLWVVRPDIIDDANEAFPEGFRDRVANRGQMVGWTPQQKVLRHPSIACFFSHCGWNSTLEGLSNGLPFLCWPYFADQFIDEGYICDIWQVGLRFKRDESGIITREEIKTKIDQILGDEKFKARALKLKKAAMETVKEGGLSNKNLNNFIKWIKA; translated from the exons ATGAGTCGTCCACATATTCTGGCAGTTCCTTTTCCAGCACAAGGCCATGTAATTCCTTTACTGCAGCTTTCATTGTGCTTGGTTAAGCATGGCTGTCGAGTCACGTTTGTTAACACAGAATATAATCACAAGCGGATCATCGATGCATTGCAAGAAAATGATTCCATGGAGGATGGAATTCATCTGGTGTCTGTTCCAGATGGAATGGAACCCTGCGAGGATAGAAATGATATAGGGAGGTTATGTGATGCTATGCCGAAGGTGATGCCTAGGAGGCTGGAGGAGCTCATAGAAGAGATCAACAAAGTAGAAGATGAAAATGTTACTTGTGTGATTGCTGATGGGAATATTGGATTTCCTATTGAAGTTGCTGAGAAGATGAACATTAAGAAGGCTGCCTTTTGGCCTGTGGCAGCCGCAACTCTGGCTTTGTTTTACAATATTCCGAAGATGATTGATGATGGAATCATTGACAGTAATG GAACTCCAATCAAGAAACAAATGGTTCAGTTTGCACACAGCGTGCCTGAAATGGAAAGTTCAAAGTTTACTTGGGTCAATATTGATGGTGGCTTAGCCCACAAAACAATCTTTAGCTTTATATGCAGGAACACAAAAGCTGTGAAAGTGGCAGATACCCTTATTTGCAACTCAACCTATGAATTTGAACCTGGAGCATTCAACTTGATTCCGAATATGCTTCCAATAGGACCTCTTTTATTAAGCAATCAATTACAAGGAAACTCAAAAGGATCCTTCTGGCAAGAAGACTCATCTTGCTTGGATTGGCTCGATCAACAGCAGCCTAACTCAGTCATTTATGTTGCATTTGGCAGCATCACTGTTTTAGACGAGATCCAATTCCAAGAGTTGGCACAAGGACTTGAACTAACTAACAGGCCCTTCCTATGGGTTGTGAGGCCAGATATTATCGATGATGCCAATGAAGCATTCCCAGAAGGGTTTCGAGACAGGGTAGCCAATCGTGGCCAAATGGTGGGTTGGACTCCGCAACAGAAGGTTTTGAGGCACCCTTCCATTGCCTGCTTCTTTAGTCATTGTGGTTGGAATTCCACCTTGGAAGGTTTAAGCAATGGGCTTCCTTTCCTGTGCTGGCCATATTTTGCTGACCAGTTCATCGATGAGGGTTACATTTGTGATATTTGGCAGGTGGGATTGAGGTTTAAGAGAGACGAAAGTGGTATCATTACAcgagaagaaattaaaactaaGATAGATCAAATTCTTGGTGATGAAAAGTTTAAAGCAAGAGCTTTGAAACTGAAGAAAGCTGCCATGGAAACTGTTAAAGAAGGTGGTCTGTCGAACAAGAATTTAAACAATTTCATTAAATGGATCAAGGCATAG